TATCACACCCCTAAGAGAGGAAAGAGTGGTTTTGGTTTCTCAgcttaattatatatatatttgttacaTCATGgctgtgtatatacacacacacatatatacacacagttATACATGTAGACACACTGATGACAAAGTTGAAGAGACTGGATATTTTTGCATTGGTACATAAGatatgtattttgatttttttttttgtggaagccCTTCTAAAATGAATTGCTAATGCTATCCAGACAAATTTCTCTAAGCATTTTCAGGATTTCCAGAAAGAAGCTGAATGGCAACAAAttcaatttgttttctctccacCCATTCAAAGGGCAGTACAGCATTTCAAGGCCTAAGAAGAAAGGCATGAAGTCATACTTCAAGACAAATGCTTACCTAGCTCGCCCGCTGCATTTCGACCACCAACTGCATACAAATGTCCTTTGAGGGCACTTAGGTGGAAGAAGGTACGCTTCTCATTTAACGATGCGACTTGCATCCACTTGTTATAGCGAGGATCAAATCTGAAGACCGTATCAACTGCTGTCTTTCCTTTTGTGTCGTAATTGCTCTGGCCACCAACTACATAAAGAAAGTTTCCAATCACAGCAATGCCATGCTGGTACCTTGGTGCATCCATGGGAGCTAGCGATTTCCATTCATGGGCCTTTTCATCATACATCCGTAATTCTTTGCTCACAACCAGTTGCTGCCTCAGCACTCCCCCCAACGTTACCAAGTGAGTACTGTCTGATCGAATGGCAGTTCTCTCCGACTGCATAACCGGTTGCATGTATGGCATCATTTGGTAATTGCTGGCTTCCAAAAGCAAGTTTACACAGGTATTGTCAGTTCTCATGAAGTCCACTGTTTGAACATAATTAATAAGATCCTGGGGCGTCATCAAGGGAAATCTGATGTTCTTCATTAGCTTTGCAGCATACTCCATCCGAGGCTCCTCATACCGCAGCCAGCGACAAGCCGCCTTGAAGAGTTCAAGTTCAGTGCAGTGCTTAAGGCTATTACTTGAAAGCACAAAGGCAAGACGTTCAAAGGGGAGTTTCACAAATTCACCAGTACTTAATAATGCAGGGAAGTTCTTCAGGATGAAATTATTAACATATTTATCCACTTCTGTGAGATTGTATGTGTTGGCAATTCGCCCAACCTCAACACAGTTTTCCAATGAAACCTATTAAGTAAACGGAAAGAGGGATCAAAACACTTAATTTGGTTTCTAAATGATAATGTAGAATTTAATGAATACTATAGaagcagcaacattttcaaCACTTGACATGCTCAAGGTGGTTTACATATgagcaaataaatattcaatGTGATGTATATATTCATGACTGCAAGGGGAGAGCCAAGTTATTCCTTATTTTGAACAAAGAAATGAGACAAGTAACAAGCAGATGGCATATATTATGTCAGATACATTACACAACGATGATACATAGCAAATATAAAGCACTCTGACTTTGAAATATTCCACAAATGTCTTTGTAagaaagaaacatggaaaatacaGTTAAAGGAGAGGTGATTAGCTCAAGGTTACACAGAATGATGAAAAAGTAGGGCTTTCCATTAGACGTTTCCAACAttattaaaacttttattaTCATAAcctcttttccaaaggaaggttggacctggttatctttgtaggtcccttccaacctgggctGTTCTACGATTCTATAATGCAGTCAAAGCAAATGACACAGCTACCTCTCCAATGCTACATATTTTGGACAACTTATTCCttagaaatgaataaaactgcatttgtgCATCTTTGGTAAACTAAGATAGTACTCTTACAGAATATGTTCAAAATTACATACATGGCATAGTCAAAAATAACATAAAGCTAGCAATTTAAGATAATGAACATATTAGGATTTCCCTTAAAAATACACCGCACATGAGATTCTTTATCAGTATGGATCATACCAATTCAATACTTGAGTGACCATATGTTGGTAACCATACCTTTTACAGTGTTGCTGCATCTACCCTTATTACATCTTAGACTCCTTACATTTCTAGGGCCACTCAGCATCCAAGGCCAGGGGAGAAAGACAAATGGGAGGGACGGGACATAACTTAAGTGGGACTTCAGTGAACCCAGTCATTTCACTTCTGCAGGCTCTATGGTACATATGCACAGCAAGTCAATTTTCAGACTCTTCACGTTGAGAATTGCAGCTTTTTTGCATTCAATATACTAGCCCAAGCTTTGTTTACACATGCTTTAAAGTCTCCTTACAGATCAAGCCAACAGCATGTCAGTCCTACTCAATGCTGACAATCTCCACAACTTTTTTTGTGATTCTCctatttttaatgtcaaaagAATTTAAGCTCCCACatctttgaattattttcatgtgtgcatgtatatgtatatatatacacacacatgtaaGATAGAGAACTATGACCTGACCACAGCCTAAGAATACAGAAACATTCAAACAGTGTTCTGGCCATGACAAAGTACTGTATAACTTCACAGTCTGATCACATTGCCCTTCAATAATGGGCAATTCCAAAAGTTAGTGAGTATGGGaatagcagattttttttattcactagGAACTGATCTCATTTTTCCTAGAATTAAGATCTGCAGTCAACAAAATCCTTCATTCACAAGTCTTGAATCACCTTCCTAAAAATCAAAGGCTCCATATctgattcttcatttttatgaacaCTGATCACATAATCAAGTCCTGTCTATAAGAGTGGCAGATTGACAGGATCTTTATTATGAAATATCTATACCATACttacagagaaattatttttatattagaaCACAGACCACATTATTTACACTAAAATATAATCATATCAGCTAGCAATGCTTGTAAAACATTCTCTGATGCTCAAGAAACATTTTGGTCCCTCTTCCAATTGTTTTTAAGAGACAGTATCAAActcatttctgtgtatttcctttTAGGCTTTGTAACTTATATTAAGTGAATACTAGAAGTAACAGTACTGTAAATTAAGGAAGTGAAACTGTACATTCTTCTAAAATTTCTCTCAAGCTGAATAATAAAgataaaggaatgaaaaaatcaCCCCATAGCAAACATGACATACTATAATGCAACTTGTAACTCTTGCTATAAAGTTATGCCATTTAAAAACTTACTTTTGAATACATCTACCGGTATCCAATTATAGAGATGCAGCATTTTCTCCATGTCAAGATAAGGAGAAATGTATTATTGCATATAGAAAAGGCATGCTTGAAATCAAAAGATCAAGCAAAAAAGGTACAGATTACATACCACTGGTACTTGGATTCAAGTTGCAACGAACTATTTACATATATTGTGGAATGCATGCCAATTATCAGGTGCCCAGCACAAAAGGCTATTCTAAGCTTCTCCCAGTGCTTGCATCCAGTTGATGTATTAGCATAATTAAGTTATATTGTAAAACTATCCAATTGAATATATTTCTGGAATGTCTGCACTTCAGGAATGTGTCAAATTTCTCATCGTTAGTGACAGATGAACATCACATCAGCAGTTTCCAGTGCCCACCGACTTCTCATAGAATTTCCCTATAACGCTTTAATTAACCTAATGGGATTGCACTGTActcagattattttattattattactatcatTACAATCACATGTACTACCCATTAGGCTCATGAAATCATGCCCCTTTCGACTTACTAACAAATAATTCTATCACTCACCTCAAAACAGGGTAcctgtttttttgaaaaaatttcaagatgtttttatttatacctttagtataaatattttcttaaagtttaCTTCCCTCACCAAAAGTGCTATTATCAAGCATGTGATGTGTGGTCTAAGACAATGCATCATGCTAAATTATGTTGCCAAAAAAAGTTGTCAAAAAATATACACTAGAGATTCTGAAATCCTGAGCCAAAAAACCCACCCTTCAACAGAATGAAATACTATAACCCTGtctaattttgaatatttaagtGGAAGGGACTAAGTTACTATAATGgtatttaaactatttttgtttaaacaagttAACAAATTATTCTCCAAAACGTTTGACTTATGTTATGGTACTTATGAGAGGTGTGGAAACTGTTCTGTATGGAAGTCAGTCAATCAGAAGCTCATCAACAAACAGAAGGGACTGCTACTTCTGGAAATCCTACTGAAGTGAATGGGAGGAATGGAAATATCAGACAAATACATAACTTTGTACAACGAATCCAGTAACTAGTGAAGATATTCATGCAAAACAGCTAAAAGCCATATGGGACAAACGCCTAAGCAACAACCTAAGAAGTTAAAAATTTTAGATAAGTCTTATTTAACTTGAGCATTGACtactgtgcagagctgctgctcattCACATTACTCATTGCAATTACTTATTacaaagcagaagtaaaaattccagaaaataaaaagcttttcaaagtgCTGAACACAACTGTATTActacagccagaaaaaaaaatgcagaagtactTCCCTTAGAAAGCAGTTGAAttaattctttgaaattttgaaacaatCACTTCAAGCTCTGTTAAAAACTTAGTTGACTATAAAATACTACAAAACTGGATACAGAGCAAAATCATAGCGCGTACAAACACCCTGGAGAATAACTCGGGTGATCTTGCACAGAACATCAAAATCCCAAGCCCATTATCACAAAATATTCAGGCATCTAACTTTCTTTCGTTTCAATGACTGTCAGACTATGAAGCATTTAACATGGCATTTCAAAGAGTTTAAGATTAAACAAACTTACATTCCCCTGAAATACCCATTTGTTTTGTGAGCTCCCATATACAGAAGTCCAGAAGTAAGTGTAGACATTTGACCAGCTCAGAAAACAGTGTTGATCAAACTCCTACTTTAGAAAATGTGGATTTCTATAGCAGCTGAGAGCACCAGCCCCAGAGTTAGACCCCACTCTCCTGCAAAACTGAAACCATCTTGCTCCCATTCTCAATTAACCAAGACAGACTTCCAAATACTGAGACCTCAATACCTGAGGATTCTCTAGTTTCTGCAAAAACGTAAAGGACAGaattagagaagaaataaaatttacttaTGCAGCTATATAAAAAGGAACAgataagaaatttattttcaatcttTTTGAATTTGAACACAGGAGTTTCAAAGTAAACtagttcaaaaaaaattttagGGTAGTTACATTCTCGACTTCCTCGCGTAACAGTACAGACTTTGTTTTGTACTTTCTTTACAGTTATACAGTGAATTagatttctgcatttaatttctgtgcacCGTTTTTCTCCCTTATAAATATTCTGGTTCTGATCAAATAGGTATTCCTGTACACAGGCTGATTTACACCAGTTTCAAGAAAGGCCAGGTATTTTTGACATGTTTAATCTCTAAACACACACATTACAATGTACATAGACCACAGTTatcagaaacaaatgtttatgCAAACATAAATCAGGAAACATGTCAGGAGCCCTACAGTACATCATCTCAAACTTTAAGTCATTTAAGATAGTACTTGAGGCATAGATATAGAAAAATTTACACTGGTTTGAAAGAACTTAAGTCCCCTTAGACATCagtataaataaaagtatttaagaaaagagaatCAATAAAATGAATACAATCTTCCTGATTCCAAGACTTACTCCATTCAAAATATAAACAGGATGTTTATTTCCTGAACCAAACCCGTGACTGAGTCAACATCGTAACTGAAGGaactttcaaaaaagaaaaagcatctcaaatgatcaaaaaaattcttctaaatAATGTAACTTAAGATGGAAGAAGCTCTTTCCCTAAGAAAGTAAACTCAACAAACAGCGGCCTTACccagaaaggggaaagggcCACGGAACAAGGCAAAACCAAGATAAAATCAGACCAGGGAACAAGCCCTGAAAGTCAAAAATTCTTTTGGCACAGCTCCCAAAGGGTGGTTGCTCCAAATCAGTGATTCAGAAGAACACCAAGCCCTTACTTCAACTTGGTGTTTATAGAAGCATAAACCCTAGAGAGTCAGACTGCCTCACTTTGGAAAGGGCAGAAACTATGAAAGGAAGCATCCTACATTGGCAATGCTTCTATCCTGTGTTTAAGATAGGATACAGAAAACTGGACCCATATTTTGAGTTTGTGCTGTTTTAACTATGGAAATAAAGTGAATATAATTGAGTGAGCACAATGCACACACTAGGTCCACTGACTGTAATGGCAGAATGAGTGCAGTCATGTTATGAGACCCCAAAAACTTTGATATCTGAGATTTAAGTTGTAAAacaaatgtggaaataaaaccTACAAAAATATACTAAGCTGATCAAATGTATATGTGAGCTATGAGTAGCATACAAgattaaataaatcataaatcCACTGCTTTTAACAAGAGGTTAAATCTAGATAAACGAAGGGAATATTTTCACATCACATCTTTTCCTtgcatttcctttcctgcccATGGAGACAGAACCCTAGAAAAAGCTTGCATGAGAAGCCAGGTTACACCACTTCAGAAGCTGAATCTTTAACAGCTatcttgcttttgcagaaacaaaaataagtttgttttttaatatcttaatacagagaaaactgcagaagtGTTCTAACATTCAACTTGAATGGAGCTTCTCTAAAGCACAGACTCACAACAAAAGAGGACATGAGTactcaaagagaaagggaaggaagagcaaaaaaaaaaaggttgttacCATTGTTACCAAAGCATTTCCCACAGACTGGGCTCATGACCTGAGATTTTAatctttataataaaaattagcaGTGCAACACTAAACTGTAAATAGACCATTGCAACTACAACTGTATTGCAACTGAACTGTAAATAGACTGCATTGGAACTACAGTATACTAGTTTGCAGGGCgaacattttatttgttctaaCTGTATAAAAGCATACATGCAACAAGCTCCATAAGTattcttcttttaaacaaagattAATAGTGAATGAGGAAAGAGATGCTACTCTGGAGGCTGTTCTCCGCATACAAAAGTGCTTCATTTAGTCACTGTGAAAAGACATTATCCAGTAAGCATTCAAAGCCATTTTTTGTTCTAGCGAAATATGGAAATAACATTCTCGTAGCTACCAGTCTCTCATAATCAACGTTTCTGTATCATCTTTACAGTATACTATGTCCTCTAAAGCAATTACTAAAAGGGCTGACACCAAGTTCACTGGTTTACAATGATGATGATGTAAAGATCTCTGTGATAGTCGCAATTATGAGCACTCTAAAAAACATAGAGGTTGATTGTTAATACATTTTCTGGAAACAGCAGACAGctctaccatttttttccactttaactCAGCAAGTCTCTTTCTTATGACAGGATATAGAATGTGAGGGCATGAGCTAAGATATTGAGTAATGAATCAGATCTATAATCACTATGCCATTACTGCAACACACTTGAGGATTAGAAGAATTTTAATGTGGTATAACATTGATATCAAACTTACACTAAACATAatagtcagaagaaaaaatttcaaaattaaaattctgtgaaTCCAAAGTACAAACAATGGCAAGACAGACTTAATTTTGACTTATGTATAGTCATTGTTCTGATCACAAAAACATAAACAAGTCTTTATCATTGTAAATGTGAAACAAGAATTAAGTCTTACCCCAGAGATAAGAAACACTTTACAGAAGTCCAAAACAGGTAAAATCTGCAAAAAGCTAGCAGCTTCCAGAGTGTCCTGAAGATTGTCCATGTTAAGGGAAAGTTTTGCGGTATAAATGAAATCAATGATCTTCTTTAGGCCTATTTTGTTCACACCATGAAGCTTAATGCACATTAAGTCCTGTTCCTTCATTCCTCCTGAGAAAGACGCATAGGTAAGTTCATATGATCATTTTGATTGgattgaaataatttcataaatttgtacaaaactaaaatacaattttaaagtttaattcAAATGTAACAGCAGATAGACTCTTACAGCTCACAATCCTGGACTTATTCTCCCACAACTCTGAACACGTGTTTGGGTGGCCAAATGACAATTTAGAGATAGCTACATGCATTACTttaacaaaaacaccacctgtgAACATAGCCTTGAAGTAATCACTTGCAGAAGCCATCATTGCTCTGTGAACAGGAAACACTTCATCACCATCTCCTGGAACAAGCGTCACATCACAAAGCAAACCTTCCACTCGCAGCTGGTCAAAACCCTGCAGGGAGAGCATAAAGCGAAGCATCCATTTGACTTGAGAGCAGTGTAGAAATCTGTTTCATATTCCTCGTCTACATACTTATTTACTGTTACTTACATACGTACTGTAGCTCCAAAAAAGTCAAAGGCATAAGTTGTCTCTTACAATCATAACTAATATATTCAATGATAATTATCCATTGGAAAACTTAAGcagaacaattattttctataaatgGTTGAAGAATACAAAGTATCCTGTGCTTTAAAAAGTAGCTTTACTcaacaaataaatttattatcaGGAAGggatttgttttgaaagcatgAACTCCAGCAATTGCTTAAAGATAggcactgctgttttttttttgtcctaccCATTCTGGACACAAATGCATTCTAGATACATTTCTGTTCCATGCTAGTCAATGATACACAAATTAAGAGGCCGCAAAATACTGGGGCTTGAAAGGAAAGTTGCCACCTGGTTCCATGGTTATGAAATGTATTACCCAAGCCTATGTGGCAATATTATGAAATAAGCTGATCTTTTCTGAATTACTCATAATGTCTAAccttaattataaaaaaaaaaaggaaacaatctGAAGCCACACCTCAAATAAGATTTTCCTCAAAATTTATTGACTGGGTACACTGGAAGATACGTGGAATACCTGCTTCCTTTGTGCACTACAGAACAGAAGCTCCAACAAAATTTCCTTCAACCAGGCATGTCATCTGACATTTTTTCAGTACTAACACAAATGTAAATATTGCCTTTATAGATTTAACATGTGGAGAAGTCATGGCATCAGCTCccataatttaaaatttaacataTATAGCCTTTAAggtgttttaaaattacaaaggtatgtaaaaaagaacattaatatTTGCATGACAAAAAAGAACAGTGCAAATGAGGAAATGAGTTATTAGCTCCAATAGATACCAGAAGCTAAACACAGCATGTGATATTTATTGCCAACCTTTCATACCAGTGAAAGAGCATAACTCATGACAGAATTCCACTCAACTGCCACAGATCTTAAATAAATGGGCTGTAATTATTATATCAAACTTGCATGACAAAGAACGTCTACGAAACCTAAAGGGACATGGAGAACATTTACAATTTAACTTGTTCCAAAATTTACAGGCATAGGGGACCTATGCACAGATGTCCAAGCTTCAGAAACTAAACCAAAATAATCACTAGCTTcttggaataaaacaaaaccaaaacaaacaaaaactcacaACTCATTACTGTCCCAAAAGTTAGGCAATCTGTTTAAATTGGCAgcaaattgaaaattaaaagagtGTTCTCCAAGGAATTATGCCATACAGAAAAGTCTGCACTCCTGAGAAAGACTGCACTGGAAAGTAGCAAGAATTATGCAAGCTGTAGGCTCAACTCTGTATGCTGTGTAAAAGTACCAGCAAAACTGAATAGATAAAGAGACTTTACATTTAAACTCCTAAAGCTTCAGAGTggacaacatttttattcattagaaAGGTGTTCTACCATATGATGGTCTACCCAGTTCCTGGACAGATTGTGACTACACAGACACAAAAGTAGACTATGTCTAGGGaaccagttgtttttttttttttttttttttttaaaaactgcagcttAAGATaatcatacacacacacaatcttCCAAGCAGAATGTTCCTTCATATAGAAGTTAGCCTGGCTTCAATAACCTGCATGCGTTTCAGACAAGCAGAACCATTAATCAACAGAACGTCCAATGTTAGGAAAAAAGTTTCGTAGAATTCGGTTAATACCATTTtctatatatgaatatattctTAGCTCGatttcagagcaaaaccaaTTGCATGAAGCTcgttttcttcccttttgtaaGATCAATAGCACCTTCGCCacgtgttttttgttgtttttttttttaactttttttttgttaatattgaACTTTTGAAGATTTAACTTGACTGAAGAAATAGATCAGTAAAACTGTTAGATTTATTGGCAGAAAGTATTATGGCCCTTGAGAGAAAAGGATATTCATTTGTGActaacaaaaattaataaattcacAGGCTATCTCCAATATATACTAACTGCAAGAACATGAATTGCATTGATTTAATAGCAGATATCATCTATCTTGTTTGTCTAGCTAAATGTCAGTCTGCAGTCTGCTTAACAAGCCTGTTTGTAGCATATACCTATAAAGACTAAGAAAATAGAGTAGAATGCaattcagcagagaaaagaagttTCCCAGCAGTAACTTGTGTGCATGCTCCTTTTCTGCTATGCCGAAGTTGCAGGTGCCGGCCTTTCCAAGAGCATTCCCAGGACACTGTTAGACACAGCACAAGGCATCACACCAAACTTGGCAGGGCTTTGTCATCTTAAGGtcatgaaaaaggaagaactcTCCTCATTACATCTTTAAGGCTGCTTTCACACAGAAGATAGCACAAGTGTTTGTCTTACCATTATATGATTATATTCATATAATGATTATATTCAAATGAGTTTTTGATACCACTGTTACTTGATAGTTTAAGCCATATTACCTCTTAGAAATCGATAGTGGGCAGGGATACTGTCCAAGGAAAAAGGCCCCCCCCTCTTACTCCCCACAAGCTGTTGCTAAAATATGAACCTTTAACTGGTAGGAAAAGAAGTTACAAGCTGTGCTTGCTCGTGGGCATTGCCAGCACAGCACACTAACATTTTTGAGACTCAGGAATTACAAGTACGGTAAATTTTTTTTGAGTACAGGTATTCTTTTCAGTATCCAAAATTCTCAGTACATATCAATATTGACACAAAAGTATTCAATTACCTGTAATACCACAGAACTGTGAGTATTGCTGGTGAAAAATCTTGTGGTCCCTGTCTTCGAAGACTGTAGATGGGCAGAGACGCCCATATCGCTGCTACCAAGAGATACTTTCATATGAGGATCCTCCTCTTCCACCAGAGATCTAAGAAGATGAGAACAAAGAAACCTTACGACCAAGCCCATTTCTATTAAGTGCTCTTGTATATTAAAACCACAGTCTTCTGGGATGAGAAGTGATAGCATAGAGGCTATAGGTCAAGAAAACTAGTAGGCAACAGAATCAACCCTTTTTGGTCCCATTCAACTAATCTAAGAAGGTGAAGTGTTATACTGCCTAAACCGTGTAAATTCAAAAACTTAACTTGCAGCTAATAAATCCTGGCCCCTCTCCCCCAGATTAAGATACTTGCACATTATTTTATCTCTATGTACGCTTCTAGTGTTTCAGGATACTTGGAGGGGTCTCCTCAAGTTCTCAAAATCAGCTGTTGCATTAGATCACCAAGGAAAGCTAAAAGATTGAAACactaaatgcaattttaaagttCAGTGATTTCATTGTTATGGTTTGCATTATCTTGCTCACACAGGATATAATAGCAAATATAACTAGTTGAGTCTCAAACAGTAACTTTAAGctacttttagaaataaaactagaaTAATTCCTTTAGGACATGATATCCAGAGTTTTGCTACTGCCAGCAACCACTTCATAATTTTAAGATTTGTTAGTGTGAAGTCAGTGCATGTGTTTTTGCAATTACAAGCAATTACTGTCCAAATCCAGGTAGAACGGGCTAATTTTAGGTAGAACTGTTAAAGAATTACAGCACTATTATTATCCTACCACTTTAATCTTGAGATGTAAATTAGATTTACGTAAAGAGATATATGCATATGAGATTCTAACTACCCTAACCTGCAAttattataaaatgtaaataaatttcaTCTCCAGAAATATTACTAGTTCCCATAATTTCTGTGATCTGATGTACTACCTATTAGCATGAATACTGGTataatgcatatatacacaaaattaatttgcaaacATAAGCCACTAATCCATAGACAATGGTATTAGTTATTAATCTCAAAATATAACCATagcaatttgaaataaatgctgcAAATCTCAGATACAGagttttccaaattttaaaCACGCAGGTAAAAACATTAGCCTCCAAGCCAGTTTCAGAAATTACTCTAAGCAACAAGAAcgcatttaaattattttgttttatttttcactattttaacTGAGATCACTGTAAGGATAACATGGGAATAACGCagttgaaaaactgtttttttcttcaaaaagtgcttggtttctttttcaaaaatgatttttccccctccttctttcAGTACATTACCTATATAGAGCAGTTTCTGAAACTTATGAATTATTCTGATCGCACCAACGTGCTTTGTTCAAACCCATGGTTACATTAGGTCAGCtatgaaaacattcaaaacaatTTCACCATCCAACAGCGCACATGGgtttgaaacagattttatgCACACAGACATAACAAATTGTAGGAACAAGGGTACATCTAAATAGCTTTGACTTCTAATGTAGCAATCCAACACTCAGACATCTGAGAAAATTAATCAATGTGGATATACTGCAGCATGCAAGAatttagttatttttgaaactgaattctctcataaaacaaattgtggttctttttaaaatacaaggtAGATTTCAACCATGAGTGCTTTCCAAATTCTTTGCTTACAGTAAATGCATACAACAATgcaacacagcagcaaagcagttGCTAGCTGATGACCtacaatatttttgttcactttgttcttttttttttttttttaagtttgaatACAATCACATCAAGGAAAGAGTCTAACAATTTCCAAGGACATCTTGTCTTTAAATTTTACATAtctttcaaagagaagaaatataagATAATGTTGGGAGACTTATGAGTGTGGGTGGAAAGGAACTGCAGATTCAACTAGCATGAATTTGACTGTATTCGCTCTTGAAAGACCTTTCAGAAGTGTCAGATTAGATAGCTATTACATGAAGGggctttttaaagatttcttctaaactcagaagaaaacagaagatgtaCACATCAGTTAAGatcattaaggaaaaaacacacGTAAAACCATTTGCTTGCCTGTTTGGAACaggctttttcttctgacacaGGCTTCTTCCAACAACTAGCATACTTGATCAGGTTTGCAAACAAGGCATAGACCTTGGCCATGATTCATTTATTCCAACAAGGCAGTAACAATGGAAGCATTTTGCTGGATAGGCCACTACAGAGCATCAACATTTCTGTTGATGTTACATGACTCCTTTCCAGCAGGTTCAACAACCTACAAGTAACGCAGCACCGCTATCTGTGCATGCGCATGTGCCTCACCCAGAATGTGACAACACTAGGCTGCTAACACAAGTTGCAGTGAAGTactggaaaaatgagaaaaacaaccTGCCCCAAATACATTCCATTAGGGCATTCACTAACTTGCACCTGAAGTTCTAGAAGGAAGACGCTAGTAAATCCTAGAAAGAGCATGTAGCATGCAGCTTCTACACACTGCCGAATAAAATGTGGCCTATTTGACAGTTCTCTAGTAGTGGATCTGGCACTAACATCTTGAAGTGTTTGCTAATTTTGAGCACAAGGTTTATTTTACATGTGTCTGTGAAGGTAAA
This window of the Cygnus atratus isolate AKBS03 ecotype Queensland, Australia chromosome 13, CAtr_DNAZoo_HiC_assembly, whole genome shotgun sequence genome carries:
- the KLHL13 gene encoding kelch-like protein 13 isoform X1; the protein is MPLKWKTSSPAIWKFPVPVLKTSRSSPLSPAYISLVEEEDPHMKVSLGSSDMGVSAHLQSSKTGTTRFFTSNTHSSVVLQGFDQLRVEGLLCDVTLVPGDGDEVFPVHRAMMASASDYFKAMFTGGMKEQDLMCIKLHGVNKIGLKKIIDFIYTAKLSLNMDNLQDTLEAASFLQILPVLDFCKVFLISGVSLENCVEVGRIANTYNLTEVDKYVNNFILKNFPALLSTGEFVKLPFERLAFVLSSNSLKHCTELELFKAACRWLRYEEPRMEYAAKLMKNIRFPLMTPQDLINYVQTVDFMRTDNTCVNLLLEASNYQMMPYMQPVMQSERTAIRSDSTHLVTLGGVLRQQLVVSKELRMYDEKAHEWKSLAPMDAPRYQHGIAVIGNFLYVVGGQSNYDTKGKTAVDTVFRFDPRYNKWMQVASLNEKRTFFHLSALKGHLYAVGGRNAAGELATVECYNPRMNEWSYVAKMNEPHYGHAGTVYGGLMYISGGITHDTFQKELMCFDPDTDKWTQKAPMTTVRGLHCMCTVGDKLYVIGGNHFRGTSDYDDVLSCEYYSPTLDQWTPIAAMLRGQSDVGVAVFENKIYVVGGYSWNNRCMVEIVQKYDPEKDEWHKVFDLPESLGGIRACTLTVFPPEDNTGSPSRESPLSAP
- the KLHL13 gene encoding kelch-like protein 13 isoform X3; this translates as MSKLTWTTWEWRNVALGSCHEQSLVEEEDPHMKVSLGSSDMGVSAHLQSSKTGTTRFFTSNTHSSVVLQGFDQLRVEGLLCDVTLVPGDGDEVFPVHRAMMASASDYFKAMFTGGMKEQDLMCIKLHGVNKIGLKKIIDFIYTAKLSLNMDNLQDTLEAASFLQILPVLDFCKVFLISGVSLENCVEVGRIANTYNLTEVDKYVNNFILKNFPALLSTGEFVKLPFERLAFVLSSNSLKHCTELELFKAACRWLRYEEPRMEYAAKLMKNIRFPLMTPQDLINYVQTVDFMRTDNTCVNLLLEASNYQMMPYMQPVMQSERTAIRSDSTHLVTLGGVLRQQLVVSKELRMYDEKAHEWKSLAPMDAPRYQHGIAVIGNFLYVVGGQSNYDTKGKTAVDTVFRFDPRYNKWMQVASLNEKRTFFHLSALKGHLYAVGGRNAAGELATVECYNPRMNEWSYVAKMNEPHYGHAGTVYGGLMYISGGITHDTFQKELMCFDPDTDKWTQKAPMTTVRGLHCMCTVGDKLYVIGGNHFRGTSDYDDVLSCEYYSPTLDQWTPIAAMLRGQSDVGVAVFENKIYVVGGYSWNNRCMVEIVQKYDPEKDEWHKVFDLPESLGGIRACTLTVFPPEDNTGSPSRESPLSAP
- the KLHL13 gene encoding kelch-like protein 13 isoform X4, with amino-acid sequence MMWRDSLSLVEEEDPHMKVSLGSSDMGVSAHLQSSKTGTTRFFTSNTHSSVVLQGFDQLRVEGLLCDVTLVPGDGDEVFPVHRAMMASASDYFKAMFTGGMKEQDLMCIKLHGVNKIGLKKIIDFIYTAKLSLNMDNLQDTLEAASFLQILPVLDFCKVFLISGVSLENCVEVGRIANTYNLTEVDKYVNNFILKNFPALLSTGEFVKLPFERLAFVLSSNSLKHCTELELFKAACRWLRYEEPRMEYAAKLMKNIRFPLMTPQDLINYVQTVDFMRTDNTCVNLLLEASNYQMMPYMQPVMQSERTAIRSDSTHLVTLGGVLRQQLVVSKELRMYDEKAHEWKSLAPMDAPRYQHGIAVIGNFLYVVGGQSNYDTKGKTAVDTVFRFDPRYNKWMQVASLNEKRTFFHLSALKGHLYAVGGRNAAGELATVECYNPRMNEWSYVAKMNEPHYGHAGTVYGGLMYISGGITHDTFQKELMCFDPDTDKWTQKAPMTTVRGLHCMCTVGDKLYVIGGNHFRGTSDYDDVLSCEYYSPTLDQWTPIAAMLRGQSDVGVAVFENKIYVVGGYSWNNRCMVEIVQKYDPEKDEWHKVFDLPESLGGIRACTLTVFPPEDNTGSPSRESPLSAP